One Eublepharis macularius isolate TG4126 chromosome 6, MPM_Emac_v1.0, whole genome shotgun sequence DNA segment encodes these proteins:
- the C6H10orf71 gene encoding cardiac-enriched FHL2-interacting protein, with protein sequence MQGNKKHTDGQSDSSSVGSLMDETDREVSSLTDRAFKSLCVDDLETSYTETDPVVSPRIQHPFSSKFFQGPRNHAIKKNFVSNKLLPKAEEHSTFQQLSKDTQEEKKSISNVRRKLGLPVPNLRNYKHTSKVSSLIKTFDKVENPEPPAIAKQPVQNHVPKCPLICGANVALWGGKTILNIPRELSEFSGACQNVGDASGKLEMLKRHRPMDLLCQGPPHFYSVWAGTSSIPQSSLFTVSKKTVKKIGKAKDLAGQGNFLHSENSAFESWKAHHKKLAGTRRSTEWTPTEENLAYLEETPCFEESYMPDHNPSPLQTAASVVLEHDFSSDALPQNPLSQISLSPVSFCQSPSLPLSIVRDSPAEPPSSSLATSVHGIPTPPSLPSKAPFPRVLSPQVVASPVPVSKPPIPPPYMPQNPLPSEASSQSTDTQEFLPHVTLLPEKIHSLEHEPELEKFCPPWRRQRTALGGMDVASEALERKDSSQGNPSADTAATESHIASNPSFNITQLLTPRIPPNQEKEPSESQILMITPPLSEDEVAKELEERTFHCSQNNYKSKAPSLLFNLKDIRKRVKSTYSPSPLLKAFEEKKKIKEQDSLKASVTSLLEGSSSKSVGNDEAGQKPSGRMGSTQEKARITNLEEHLKDNYQTLSSSQSKADRVGLQNRNSLQQENSADVEGGEAISVTEHPNKHSPNQPSPSSRSEQDTYMQDISLWDPKNKKGAPSLCDESPNRFFTADENVNDNENPEQKGKRSPSSSEQSFVSIVDQPSHEESFSLMQLFQKACLQESQRNKDKEWEGEKPGDKEEERSGRLQEKSQTRGLSHYDPNTDGKGNGKVEQSEEEDAVQERLQGERREGTGRSPDSPSEGKPDEPLAPTFSSSFKPNLFKIKDNTFKSPPVIKTVKLPLFRSLSCEGAIAGGDTESEKQRHGTFRTTPMVQETDWPLSRNRRQQRIWRVAAATGREADESGFRPSLAGGQRAEKSNPGAESTFQVELGSFSKQQPGEDNEGTAVMPWLVQKEDKDHEKRVNRDKERARGKKLRPSSASQLNLEGDLAQNQAGSPTREKANYYKNNPLSKRSSGSCVKKVITREARSPTISETQVYSPTSSDAFGDTLCTASLASSTVPSPRSDSTMQSTFPSPLSDTIAACSTVKPERAVASSSLHRGTDGHENPSAAETSELLQASQLSGHTDGCPMANERPQLMRQMAKTAAKPPAVPPKTEKTLRRAKKLASRRKKVEAEQKWPPAETISPCEDSTSLPSAQSPLLTTRLNSPVTPSKSNQVALPAVPSSPTPSSLATQRKLLQDPDSGEYFFVDLPIQFKTLYDPESGRYIQVSLPSSKRNLQQTPSSEVLAPPYVLYPSSLPLRVLSVPARASPSQFSEPASLAQGALSESAPDWQQDARYPDPPNSQPYLESAVSQDRTQEAEKPLINFERDVSLSDKGDIISIGAIEDLAVEGIA encoded by the coding sequence ATGCAGGGGAATAAGAAACACACCGATGGACAAAGTGACTCCTCCAGTGTCGGAAGCCTGATGGATGAAACAGACCGAGAGGTCTCCAGCCTCACAGACCGGGCCTTCAAAAGTCTTTGCGTGGATGATCTGGAAACATCTTACACAGAAACAGATCCAGTTGTTTCGCCCCGCATCCAGCATCCATTCTCTAGCAAATTCTTCCAAGGCCCCCGGAACCATGCCATCAAGAAAAACTTTGTCTCTAACAAGCTGTTGCCAAAAGCCGAAGAGCATTCAACATTCCAGCAGTTATCAAAGGACACTCAAGAAGAGAAAAAGAGCATCTCAAACGTCAGGAGGAAGCTGGGCTTGCCAGTGCCCAATTTGCGCAATTATAAACATACCTCAAAAGTGTCCTCTTTGATAAAGACCTTTGATAAGGTTGAGAACCCAGAGCCACCAGCAATAGCCAAGCAGCCAGTTCAAAACCATGTGCCAAAATGTCCATTAATTTGTGGAGCCAACGTGGCCCTCTGGGGGGGCAAAACAATTTTGAACATCCCAAGAGAACTCTCTGAATTTTCGGGGGCATGCCAAAACGTGGGAGATGCAAGTGGCAAGCTTGAGATGCTCAAAAGACACCGCCCCATGGATCTGCTCTGTCAAGGCCCACCTCATTTTTATTCTGTTTGGGCAGGCACTTCCAGTATACCCCAGTCCAGTCTCTTCACTGTTTCTAAAAAGACAGTGAAAAAAATAGGGAAGGCAAAAGATCTGGCTGGACAGGGCAATTTTCTCCACAGCGAGAACAGTGCTTTTGAGTCCTGGAAAGCACATCATAAAAAGCTGGCTGGGACAAGAAGATCAACTGAATGGACACCTACAGAGGAGAACCTTGCATACTTAGAAGAAACACCTTGCTTTGAGGAGTCCTATATGCCTGACCATAACCCATCTCCCCTACAGACCGCTGCTTCTGTAGTTCTAGAGCATGATTTCTCATCAGATGCATTGCCACAAAACCCTCTAtcccaaatctctctctctcctgtctcTTTCTGCCAGAGCCCTTCTCTCCCACTTTCTATAGTCAGAGACTCTCCTGCAGAACCGCCTTCTTCTAGTCTAGCAACATCTGTGCACGGGATCCCTACACCACCATCCCTCCCATCCAAAGCCCCTTTCCCAAGAGTGCTGAGCCCCCAAGTTGTTGCTTCTCCAGTACCAGTCTCCAAGCCTCCCATTCCACCGCCCTACATGCCACAGAACCCTCTTCCGTCGGAAGCCAGTTCCCAAAGCACTGACACTCAAGAATTTCTGCCGCATGTCACTTTACTTCCAGAGAAGATACACAGTTTGGAACACGAGCCAGAACTGGAAAAGTTTTGCCCACCCTGGAGGAGACAGAGGACGGCCCTCGGGGGAATGGACGTGGCAAGTGAAGCGCTTGAACGGAAAGATTCCTCACAAGGGAACCCATCAGCTGACACGGCTGCTACTGAGTCCCACATTGCCTCCAACCCGTCTTTCAACATCACACAACTTTTAACACCACGCATACCACCCAATCAAGAGAAAGAGCCCTCCGAAAGTCAGATTTTGATGATAACACCTCCCCTGTCTGAGGATGAAGTAGCCAAAGAATTGGAGGAGAGAACATTTCATTGTTCTCAAAATAATTATAAGTCTAAAGCACCAAGTTTGTTATTCAACCTGAAGGATATCCGAAAACGGGTCAAAAGCACTTATAGTCCTTCTCCTCTCCTAAAAGCCTTTGAAGAGAAAAAGAAGATCAAAGAACAAGACAGCCTAAAAGCAAGTGTGACAAGTTTGCTGGAGGGAAGCAGTTCAAAATCAGTAGGAAACGATGAAGCAGGCCAGAAGCCTTCTGGGAGAATGGGCAGCACCCAGGAAAAGGCAAGAATCACCAACTTAGAGGAGCATCTGAAGGACAATTACCAGACTTTGAGTTCATCGCAGTCAAAGGCCGACAGGGTGGGCTTGCAAAACAGGAATAGTTTACAGCAAGAGAATTCAGCAGATGTCGAGGGAGGTGAGGCGATCTCTGTCACCGAGCATCCAAACAAACACAGCCCAAATCAGCcttctccttcatccagatctgAGCAAGACACATACATGCAAGACATCAGCTTATGGGATCCTAAGAATAAAAAAGGTGCTCCAAGTCTTTGTGATGAGTCCCCAAACCGATTTTTCACAGCTGACGAAAATGTGAACGATAACGAAAACCCTGAGCAAAAGGGCAAAAGAAGCCCGAGCTCTTCTGAGCAATCATTTGTCTCCATCGTAGACCAACCGTCTCACGAGGAGTCTTTTTCTCTGATGCAGCTGTTTCAGAAAGCGTGTCTTCAAGAAAGCCAGAGAAATAAGGACaaggagtgggaaggggagaagcCCGGGGACAAAGAAGAAGAGCGGTCAGGCAGGCTGCAGGAGAAGTCACAGACCCGTGGCCTCAGCCACTACGACCCAAATACAGATGGAAAGGGTAACGGGAAAGTGGAGCAGAGCGAAGAGGAAGATGCAGTGCAAGAACGACTACAGGGAGAGAGGAGAGAAGGAACAGGGAGGAGCCCGGATTCCCCCTCGGAAGGGAAGCCAGATGAGCCACTGGCACCCACTTTCTCCAGTTCATTCAAGCCCAATCTGTTCAAGATTAAGGACAACACATTCAAGTCACCCCCTGTGATAAAAACAGTCAAGCTGCCTTTGTTCAGGTCTTTGTCCTGCGAAGGTGCAATTGCTGGCGGTGACACGGAGAGTGAAAAGCAGAGACACGGGACATTTCGAACCACACCGATGGTTCAAGAGACGGATTGGCCTTTGTCAAGGAACCGAAGGCAACAGAGGATATGGAGGGTGGCAGCTGCAACAGGCAGGGAAGCAGATGAGTCAGGATTTCGCCCGTCGCTAGCAGGTGGCCAAAGGGCAGAAAAAAGCAACCCGGGAGCAGAATCCACCTTTCAAGTAGAGCTCGGGAGCTTTTCTAAACAGCAGCCAGGGGAAGACAATGAAGGAACAGCTGTTATGCCATGGCTAGTACAAAAGGAGGATAAGGACCACGAGAAACGAGTGAACAGAGACAAAGAAAGGGCCAGAGGCAAGAAGCTGAGGCCAAGTTCTGCAAGTCAGCTGAATCTAGAAGGTGATCTAGCACAAAACCAGGCTGGGTCCCCtacaagagaaaaagcaaattATTATAAGAATAATCCCTTGTCTAAACGCAGCAGTGGCTCGTGTGTTAAAAAAGTGATCACTCGAGAGGCAAGATCTCCCACAATATCGGAGACTCAGGTGTATTCTCCTACTTCCAGCGATGCTTTCGGAGACACTCTGTGCACAGCTAGCCTGGCAAGCTCCACTGTCCCTAGTCCGAGGTCAGACAGCACAATGCAATCGACCTTCCCAAGTCCGTTGTCAGACACAATTGCAGCCTGCAGCACGGTGAAGCCTGAAAGAGCAGTAGCTTCCTCTTCACTGCACAGGGGGACAGACGGCCACGAGAACCCTTCCGCAGCAGAAACATCCGAGCTGCTGCAAGCGAGTCAGCTCTCTGGCCACACGGATGGCTGCCCCATGGCAAACGAAAGACCTCAGCTGATGAGACAAATGGCCAAGACGGCAGCCAAACCCCCTGCTGTGCCACCCAAAACAGAAAAGACATTACGGCGGGCAAAGAAACTGGCAAGTAGAAGGAAAAAGGTCGAAGCAGAGCAGAAATGGCCCCCAGCTGAAACTATATCGCCCTGTGAAGACAGCACGTCCTTGCCGTCGGCCCAATCTCCTCTCCTGACAACACGGCTTAACTCACCTGTGACACCTTCCAAATCTAACCAGGTGGCATTGCCAGCCGTCCCCTCAAGTCCCACACCCTCTTCTCTTGCAACTCAACGTAAACTCCTCCAGGATCCGGACTCCGGAGAGTATTTCTTTGTAGATCTGCCCATTCAATTCAAGACTTTGTACGATCCAGAAAGCGGCAGATACATCCAAGTCTCACTTCCTTCTTCGAAAAGGAACTTGCAACAAACGCCCTCCTCGGAGGTCCTTGCTCCTCCTTATGTCCTGTACCCCAGCAGTCTTCCCCTCAGGGTTTTGTCCGTTCCAGCGAGGGCATCTCCTTCTCAATTTTCTGAACCGGCTTCGCTGGCGCAAGGCGCCCTTTCAGAATCAGCTCCCGATTGGCAGCAAGATGCCCGATACCCAGACCCTCCGAATAGTCAGCCCTACCTTGAGTCTGCAGTGTCTCAGGATCGCACCCAAGAAGCTGAGAAGCCGCTGATTAACTTTGAAAGGGACGTGAGCCTCTCCGACAAGGGTGACATCATTTCAATTGGTGCGATTGAAGATTTGGCTGTGGAAGGGATAGCGTGA